In the genome of Pseudorca crassidens isolate mPseCra1 chromosome 14, mPseCra1.hap1, whole genome shotgun sequence, one region contains:
- the EIF2B4 gene encoding translation initiation factor eIF2B subunit delta isoform X2 → MQTQQPAAPNTCPRKPSRSLSGSLCALFSDADSGSGMKAELVPRPGAGGREMTQEEKLQLRKEKKQQKKKRKEEKGAEPETGSAVSAAQCQGPTKDLPGLDSQLGSAKEKVPAGRSKAELRAERRAKQEAERALKQARKGDQGGPPPQACPSTAGETPSGVKRLPEHSQVDDPTLLRRLVKKPERQQVPTRKDYGSKVSLFSHLPQYSRQNSLTQFMSIPSSVIHPAMVRLGLQYSQGLVSGSNARCIALLRALQQVIQDYTTPPSEELSRDLVNKLKPYFSFLTQCRPLSASMYNAIKFLNKEITGVSSSKREEEAKSELRAAIDRYVQEKIVLAAQAISRSAYEKISNGDVILVYGCSSLVSRILQEAWAKGRRFRVVVVDSRPRLEGKHTLRFLVRAGVPASYLLIPAASYVLPEVSKLLLGAHALLANGSVMSRVGTAQLALVARAHNVPVLVCCETYKFCERVQTDAFVSNELDDPDDLLCERGERVALADWQNHSSLRLLNLVYDVTPPELVDLVITELGMIPCSSVPVVLRVKSSDQ, encoded by the exons ATGCAGACCCAGCAGCCAGCAGCGCCGAATACGTGTCCCCGCAAACCCTCCCGGAGCCTCTCTGGTTCACTTTGTGCCCTGTTTTCTGATGCAGACTCGGGATCTGGGATGAAGGCGGAGCTTGTTCCTCGGCCTGGG gcaggggggagggagatgACCCAAGAAGAAAAGCTGCAGCTtcggaaggaaaagaaacagcagaAGAAGAAAcggaaggaggaaaagggggcAGAACCAGAAACTGGCTCTGCTGTCTCTGCAGCCCAATGTCAAG GCCCGACCAAAGACCTGCCTGGACTGGACAGTCAGTTGGGCAGTGCCAAGGAGAAAGTTCCAGCAGGTCGGAGTAAGGCTGAACTTCGAGCTGAAAGGCGGGCCAAGCAGGAGGCTGAGCGGGCCCTGAAGCAGGCAAGAAAAGGGGACCAAGGAggcccacctcctcaggcctGCCCCAGCACAGCTGGAGAAACCCCCTCAG gagtgaAGCGTCTACCCGAGCATAGTCAGGTTGATGACCCCACGCTTCTGAGGAGGCTTGTTAAAAAACCAGAACGACAGCAG GTTCCTACACGAAAGGATTATGGATCCAAAGTCAGTCTCTTCTCCCACCTACCCCAGTACAGCAGACAAAACTCTCTAACCCAGTTTATGAG CATCCCATCCTCTGTGATCCACCCAGCCATGGTGCGACTCGGCCTGCAGTACTCCCAGGGCCTGGTCAGTGGCTCCAATGCCCGGTGCATTGCCTTGCTTCGTGCCTTGCAGCAG GTGATTCAGGATTACACCACACCTCCCAGTGAAGAACTGTCAAGGGACCTAGTGAATAAACTAAAGCCCTACTTCAG CTTCCTGACTCAGTGCCGTCCCCTGTCAGCGAGCATGTACAACGCCATCAAGTTCCTTAACAAGGAGATCACGGGTGTGAGCAGCTCCAAGCGGGAAGAGGAG GCCAAGTCAGAACTTCGAGCAGCCATCGATCGATATGTGCAAGAGAAGATTGTGCTTGCAGCTCAGGCAATCTCACGCTCTGCTTATGAGAAGATCAGTAATGGAGATGTAATCCTGGTATATGGATG CTCATCTCTGGTATCACGAATTCTTCAGGAGGCTTGGGCTAAGGGCCGGCGGTTTCGGGTGGTAGTGGTGGACAGCCGGCCACGGCTGGAGGGAAAGCACACACTACGTTTTCTGGTCCGTGCTGGGGTCCCTGCCTCCTACCTGCTGATTCCTGCAGCTTCCTATGTGCTCCCAGAG GTTTCTAAGCTGCTGTTGGGAGCTCATGCACTCCTGGCCAACGGGTCTGTGATGTCACGGGTAGGGACAGCACAGCTGGCCCTGGTGGCACGGGCCCATAATGTGCCAGTGCTGGTCTGCTGTGAAACATACAAGTTTTGTGAGCGTGTGCAGACTGATGCCTTTGTCTCTAATGAGCTAG ATGACCCTGACGATCTGCTGTGTGAGCGAGGAGAACGTGTGGCCCTGGCTGACTGGCAGAACCACTCGTCCCTACGGTTGTTGAATCTGGTCTATGATGTGACCCCCCCAGAACTGGTGGATCTGGTGATCACGGAGCTGGGCATGATCCCTTGCAGTTCTGTACCTGTTGTGCTGCGAGTCAAGAGTAGTGACCAGTGA
- the EIF2B4 gene encoding translation initiation factor eIF2B subunit delta isoform X1: MQTQQPAAPNTCPRKPSRSLSGSLCALFSDADSGSGMKAELVPRPGAGGREMTQEEKLQLRKEKKQQKKKRKEEKGAEPETGSAVSAAQCQAGPTKDLPGLDSQLGSAKEKVPAGRSKAELRAERRAKQEAERALKQARKGDQGGPPPQACPSTAGETPSGVKRLPEHSQVDDPTLLRRLVKKPERQQVPTRKDYGSKVSLFSHLPQYSRQNSLTQFMSIPSSVIHPAMVRLGLQYSQGLVSGSNARCIALLRALQQVIQDYTTPPSEELSRDLVNKLKPYFSFLTQCRPLSASMYNAIKFLNKEITGVSSSKREEEAKSELRAAIDRYVQEKIVLAAQAISRSAYEKISNGDVILVYGCSSLVSRILQEAWAKGRRFRVVVVDSRPRLEGKHTLRFLVRAGVPASYLLIPAASYVLPEVSKLLLGAHALLANGSVMSRVGTAQLALVARAHNVPVLVCCETYKFCERVQTDAFVSNELDDPDDLLCERGERVALADWQNHSSLRLLNLVYDVTPPELVDLVITELGMIPCSSVPVVLRVKSSDQ; encoded by the exons ATGCAGACCCAGCAGCCAGCAGCGCCGAATACGTGTCCCCGCAAACCCTCCCGGAGCCTCTCTGGTTCACTTTGTGCCCTGTTTTCTGATGCAGACTCGGGATCTGGGATGAAGGCGGAGCTTGTTCCTCGGCCTGGG gcaggggggagggagatgACCCAAGAAGAAAAGCTGCAGCTtcggaaggaaaagaaacagcagaAGAAGAAAcggaaggaggaaaagggggcAGAACCAGAAACTGGCTCTGCTGTCTCTGCAGCCCAATGTCAAG CAGGCCCGACCAAAGACCTGCCTGGACTGGACAGTCAGTTGGGCAGTGCCAAGGAGAAAGTTCCAGCAGGTCGGAGTAAGGCTGAACTTCGAGCTGAAAGGCGGGCCAAGCAGGAGGCTGAGCGGGCCCTGAAGCAGGCAAGAAAAGGGGACCAAGGAggcccacctcctcaggcctGCCCCAGCACAGCTGGAGAAACCCCCTCAG gagtgaAGCGTCTACCCGAGCATAGTCAGGTTGATGACCCCACGCTTCTGAGGAGGCTTGTTAAAAAACCAGAACGACAGCAG GTTCCTACACGAAAGGATTATGGATCCAAAGTCAGTCTCTTCTCCCACCTACCCCAGTACAGCAGACAAAACTCTCTAACCCAGTTTATGAG CATCCCATCCTCTGTGATCCACCCAGCCATGGTGCGACTCGGCCTGCAGTACTCCCAGGGCCTGGTCAGTGGCTCCAATGCCCGGTGCATTGCCTTGCTTCGTGCCTTGCAGCAG GTGATTCAGGATTACACCACACCTCCCAGTGAAGAACTGTCAAGGGACCTAGTGAATAAACTAAAGCCCTACTTCAG CTTCCTGACTCAGTGCCGTCCCCTGTCAGCGAGCATGTACAACGCCATCAAGTTCCTTAACAAGGAGATCACGGGTGTGAGCAGCTCCAAGCGGGAAGAGGAG GCCAAGTCAGAACTTCGAGCAGCCATCGATCGATATGTGCAAGAGAAGATTGTGCTTGCAGCTCAGGCAATCTCACGCTCTGCTTATGAGAAGATCAGTAATGGAGATGTAATCCTGGTATATGGATG CTCATCTCTGGTATCACGAATTCTTCAGGAGGCTTGGGCTAAGGGCCGGCGGTTTCGGGTGGTAGTGGTGGACAGCCGGCCACGGCTGGAGGGAAAGCACACACTACGTTTTCTGGTCCGTGCTGGGGTCCCTGCCTCCTACCTGCTGATTCCTGCAGCTTCCTATGTGCTCCCAGAG GTTTCTAAGCTGCTGTTGGGAGCTCATGCACTCCTGGCCAACGGGTCTGTGATGTCACGGGTAGGGACAGCACAGCTGGCCCTGGTGGCACGGGCCCATAATGTGCCAGTGCTGGTCTGCTGTGAAACATACAAGTTTTGTGAGCGTGTGCAGACTGATGCCTTTGTCTCTAATGAGCTAG ATGACCCTGACGATCTGCTGTGTGAGCGAGGAGAACGTGTGGCCCTGGCTGACTGGCAGAACCACTCGTCCCTACGGTTGTTGAATCTGGTCTATGATGTGACCCCCCCAGAACTGGTGGATCTGGTGATCACGGAGCTGGGCATGATCCCTTGCAGTTCTGTACCTGTTGTGCTGCGAGTCAAGAGTAGTGACCAGTGA
- the EIF2B4 gene encoding translation initiation factor eIF2B subunit delta isoform X3, with amino-acid sequence MAAVAVAVREDSGSGMKAELVPRPGAGGREMTQEEKLQLRKEKKQQKKKRKEEKGAEPETGSAVSAAQCQAGPTKDLPGLDSQLGSAKEKVPAGRSKAELRAERRAKQEAERALKQARKGDQGGPPPQACPSTAGETPSGVKRLPEHSQVDDPTLLRRLVKKPERQQVPTRKDYGSKVSLFSHLPQYSRQNSLTQFMSIPSSVIHPAMVRLGLQYSQGLVSGSNARCIALLRALQQVIQDYTTPPSEELSRDLVNKLKPYFSFLTQCRPLSASMYNAIKFLNKEITGVSSSKREEEAKSELRAAIDRYVQEKIVLAAQAISRSAYEKISNGDVILVYGCSSLVSRILQEAWAKGRRFRVVVVDSRPRLEGKHTLRFLVRAGVPASYLLIPAASYVLPEVSKLLLGAHALLANGSVMSRVGTAQLALVARAHNVPVLVCCETYKFCERVQTDAFVSNELDDPDDLLCERGERVALADWQNHSSLRLLNLVYDVTPPELVDLVITELGMIPCSSVPVVLRVKSSDQ; translated from the exons ATGGCTGCCGTGGCCGTGGCTGTTCGCGAGG ACTCGGGATCTGGGATGAAGGCGGAGCTTGTTCCTCGGCCTGGG gcaggggggagggagatgACCCAAGAAGAAAAGCTGCAGCTtcggaaggaaaagaaacagcagaAGAAGAAAcggaaggaggaaaagggggcAGAACCAGAAACTGGCTCTGCTGTCTCTGCAGCCCAATGTCAAG CAGGCCCGACCAAAGACCTGCCTGGACTGGACAGTCAGTTGGGCAGTGCCAAGGAGAAAGTTCCAGCAGGTCGGAGTAAGGCTGAACTTCGAGCTGAAAGGCGGGCCAAGCAGGAGGCTGAGCGGGCCCTGAAGCAGGCAAGAAAAGGGGACCAAGGAggcccacctcctcaggcctGCCCCAGCACAGCTGGAGAAACCCCCTCAG gagtgaAGCGTCTACCCGAGCATAGTCAGGTTGATGACCCCACGCTTCTGAGGAGGCTTGTTAAAAAACCAGAACGACAGCAG GTTCCTACACGAAAGGATTATGGATCCAAAGTCAGTCTCTTCTCCCACCTACCCCAGTACAGCAGACAAAACTCTCTAACCCAGTTTATGAG CATCCCATCCTCTGTGATCCACCCAGCCATGGTGCGACTCGGCCTGCAGTACTCCCAGGGCCTGGTCAGTGGCTCCAATGCCCGGTGCATTGCCTTGCTTCGTGCCTTGCAGCAG GTGATTCAGGATTACACCACACCTCCCAGTGAAGAACTGTCAAGGGACCTAGTGAATAAACTAAAGCCCTACTTCAG CTTCCTGACTCAGTGCCGTCCCCTGTCAGCGAGCATGTACAACGCCATCAAGTTCCTTAACAAGGAGATCACGGGTGTGAGCAGCTCCAAGCGGGAAGAGGAG GCCAAGTCAGAACTTCGAGCAGCCATCGATCGATATGTGCAAGAGAAGATTGTGCTTGCAGCTCAGGCAATCTCACGCTCTGCTTATGAGAAGATCAGTAATGGAGATGTAATCCTGGTATATGGATG CTCATCTCTGGTATCACGAATTCTTCAGGAGGCTTGGGCTAAGGGCCGGCGGTTTCGGGTGGTAGTGGTGGACAGCCGGCCACGGCTGGAGGGAAAGCACACACTACGTTTTCTGGTCCGTGCTGGGGTCCCTGCCTCCTACCTGCTGATTCCTGCAGCTTCCTATGTGCTCCCAGAG GTTTCTAAGCTGCTGTTGGGAGCTCATGCACTCCTGGCCAACGGGTCTGTGATGTCACGGGTAGGGACAGCACAGCTGGCCCTGGTGGCACGGGCCCATAATGTGCCAGTGCTGGTCTGCTGTGAAACATACAAGTTTTGTGAGCGTGTGCAGACTGATGCCTTTGTCTCTAATGAGCTAG ATGACCCTGACGATCTGCTGTGTGAGCGAGGAGAACGTGTGGCCCTGGCTGACTGGCAGAACCACTCGTCCCTACGGTTGTTGAATCTGGTCTATGATGTGACCCCCCCAGAACTGGTGGATCTGGTGATCACGGAGCTGGGCATGATCCCTTGCAGTTCTGTACCTGTTGTGCTGCGAGTCAAGAGTAGTGACCAGTGA
- the EIF2B4 gene encoding translation initiation factor eIF2B subunit delta isoform X5 produces the protein MVRLGLQYSQGLVSGSNARCIALLRALQQVIQDYTTPPSEELSRDLVNKLKPYFSFLTQCRPLSASMYNAIKFLNKEITGVSSSKREEEAKSELRAAIDRYVQEKIVLAAQAISRSAYEKISNGDVILVYGCSSLVSRILQEAWAKGRRFRVVVVDSRPRLEGKHTLRFLVRAGVPASYLLIPAASYVLPEVSKLLLGAHALLANGSVMSRVGTAQLALVARAHNVPVLVCCETYKFCERVQTDAFVSNELDDPDDLLCERGERVALADWQNHSSLRLLNLVYDVTPPELVDLVITELGMIPCSSVPVVLRVKSSDQ, from the exons ATGGTGCGACTCGGCCTGCAGTACTCCCAGGGCCTGGTCAGTGGCTCCAATGCCCGGTGCATTGCCTTGCTTCGTGCCTTGCAGCAG GTGATTCAGGATTACACCACACCTCCCAGTGAAGAACTGTCAAGGGACCTAGTGAATAAACTAAAGCCCTACTTCAG CTTCCTGACTCAGTGCCGTCCCCTGTCAGCGAGCATGTACAACGCCATCAAGTTCCTTAACAAGGAGATCACGGGTGTGAGCAGCTCCAAGCGGGAAGAGGAG GCCAAGTCAGAACTTCGAGCAGCCATCGATCGATATGTGCAAGAGAAGATTGTGCTTGCAGCTCAGGCAATCTCACGCTCTGCTTATGAGAAGATCAGTAATGGAGATGTAATCCTGGTATATGGATG CTCATCTCTGGTATCACGAATTCTTCAGGAGGCTTGGGCTAAGGGCCGGCGGTTTCGGGTGGTAGTGGTGGACAGCCGGCCACGGCTGGAGGGAAAGCACACACTACGTTTTCTGGTCCGTGCTGGGGTCCCTGCCTCCTACCTGCTGATTCCTGCAGCTTCCTATGTGCTCCCAGAG GTTTCTAAGCTGCTGTTGGGAGCTCATGCACTCCTGGCCAACGGGTCTGTGATGTCACGGGTAGGGACAGCACAGCTGGCCCTGGTGGCACGGGCCCATAATGTGCCAGTGCTGGTCTGCTGTGAAACATACAAGTTTTGTGAGCGTGTGCAGACTGATGCCTTTGTCTCTAATGAGCTAG ATGACCCTGACGATCTGCTGTGTGAGCGAGGAGAACGTGTGGCCCTGGCTGACTGGCAGAACCACTCGTCCCTACGGTTGTTGAATCTGGTCTATGATGTGACCCCCCCAGAACTGGTGGATCTGGTGATCACGGAGCTGGGCATGATCCCTTGCAGTTCTGTACCTGTTGTGCTGCGAGTCAAGAGTAGTGACCAGTGA
- the EIF2B4 gene encoding translation initiation factor eIF2B subunit delta isoform X4: MAAVAVAVREDSGSGMKAELVPRPGAGGREMTQEEKLQLRKEKKQQKKKRKEEKGAEPETGSAVSAAQCQGPTKDLPGLDSQLGSAKEKVPAGRSKAELRAERRAKQEAERALKQARKGDQGGPPPQACPSTAGETPSGVKRLPEHSQVDDPTLLRRLVKKPERQQVPTRKDYGSKVSLFSHLPQYSRQNSLTQFMSIPSSVIHPAMVRLGLQYSQGLVSGSNARCIALLRALQQVIQDYTTPPSEELSRDLVNKLKPYFSFLTQCRPLSASMYNAIKFLNKEITGVSSSKREEEAKSELRAAIDRYVQEKIVLAAQAISRSAYEKISNGDVILVYGCSSLVSRILQEAWAKGRRFRVVVVDSRPRLEGKHTLRFLVRAGVPASYLLIPAASYVLPEVSKLLLGAHALLANGSVMSRVGTAQLALVARAHNVPVLVCCETYKFCERVQTDAFVSNELDDPDDLLCERGERVALADWQNHSSLRLLNLVYDVTPPELVDLVITELGMIPCSSVPVVLRVKSSDQ; this comes from the exons ATGGCTGCCGTGGCCGTGGCTGTTCGCGAGG ACTCGGGATCTGGGATGAAGGCGGAGCTTGTTCCTCGGCCTGGG gcaggggggagggagatgACCCAAGAAGAAAAGCTGCAGCTtcggaaggaaaagaaacagcagaAGAAGAAAcggaaggaggaaaagggggcAGAACCAGAAACTGGCTCTGCTGTCTCTGCAGCCCAATGTCAAG GCCCGACCAAAGACCTGCCTGGACTGGACAGTCAGTTGGGCAGTGCCAAGGAGAAAGTTCCAGCAGGTCGGAGTAAGGCTGAACTTCGAGCTGAAAGGCGGGCCAAGCAGGAGGCTGAGCGGGCCCTGAAGCAGGCAAGAAAAGGGGACCAAGGAggcccacctcctcaggcctGCCCCAGCACAGCTGGAGAAACCCCCTCAG gagtgaAGCGTCTACCCGAGCATAGTCAGGTTGATGACCCCACGCTTCTGAGGAGGCTTGTTAAAAAACCAGAACGACAGCAG GTTCCTACACGAAAGGATTATGGATCCAAAGTCAGTCTCTTCTCCCACCTACCCCAGTACAGCAGACAAAACTCTCTAACCCAGTTTATGAG CATCCCATCCTCTGTGATCCACCCAGCCATGGTGCGACTCGGCCTGCAGTACTCCCAGGGCCTGGTCAGTGGCTCCAATGCCCGGTGCATTGCCTTGCTTCGTGCCTTGCAGCAG GTGATTCAGGATTACACCACACCTCCCAGTGAAGAACTGTCAAGGGACCTAGTGAATAAACTAAAGCCCTACTTCAG CTTCCTGACTCAGTGCCGTCCCCTGTCAGCGAGCATGTACAACGCCATCAAGTTCCTTAACAAGGAGATCACGGGTGTGAGCAGCTCCAAGCGGGAAGAGGAG GCCAAGTCAGAACTTCGAGCAGCCATCGATCGATATGTGCAAGAGAAGATTGTGCTTGCAGCTCAGGCAATCTCACGCTCTGCTTATGAGAAGATCAGTAATGGAGATGTAATCCTGGTATATGGATG CTCATCTCTGGTATCACGAATTCTTCAGGAGGCTTGGGCTAAGGGCCGGCGGTTTCGGGTGGTAGTGGTGGACAGCCGGCCACGGCTGGAGGGAAAGCACACACTACGTTTTCTGGTCCGTGCTGGGGTCCCTGCCTCCTACCTGCTGATTCCTGCAGCTTCCTATGTGCTCCCAGAG GTTTCTAAGCTGCTGTTGGGAGCTCATGCACTCCTGGCCAACGGGTCTGTGATGTCACGGGTAGGGACAGCACAGCTGGCCCTGGTGGCACGGGCCCATAATGTGCCAGTGCTGGTCTGCTGTGAAACATACAAGTTTTGTGAGCGTGTGCAGACTGATGCCTTTGTCTCTAATGAGCTAG ATGACCCTGACGATCTGCTGTGTGAGCGAGGAGAACGTGTGGCCCTGGCTGACTGGCAGAACCACTCGTCCCTACGGTTGTTGAATCTGGTCTATGATGTGACCCCCCCAGAACTGGTGGATCTGGTGATCACGGAGCTGGGCATGATCCCTTGCAGTTCTGTACCTGTTGTGCTGCGAGTCAAGAGTAGTGACCAGTGA